A part of Streptomyces sp. NBC_01451 genomic DNA contains:
- a CDS encoding glycine-rich domain-containing protein, with amino-acid sequence MATALETPAPAPAAGPESSPFTDPHSHITPELWNKQVALLMRDYPYDDVMATRVLGQAYAYMLTAMASRGRGQAIGPGHIVDIGVHTVILDTVAYAELCDRYNDGVFLHHVPLVGMKTDRSVVRTAHQIAAHGFEVDLPLWQADAAKCSPCHPGSDSHCPTPLAGPLLRGRARPLPVQRPGPPCG; translated from the coding sequence ATGGCTACCGCCCTGGAGACCCCCGCTCCTGCACCGGCCGCCGGACCGGAGTCGTCCCCGTTCACGGACCCGCACTCGCACATCACCCCGGAGCTGTGGAACAAACAGGTCGCGCTCCTGATGCGCGACTACCCCTACGACGACGTCATGGCCACACGCGTCCTCGGCCAGGCGTACGCGTACATGCTCACCGCCATGGCCAGCCGCGGCAGGGGACAGGCAATAGGCCCCGGTCACATCGTCGACATCGGCGTCCACACGGTCATCCTGGACACCGTGGCGTACGCCGAGCTGTGCGACCGGTACAACGATGGCGTGTTCCTGCACCACGTGCCGCTCGTCGGCATGAAGACCGACAGGTCGGTCGTGCGCACCGCGCACCAGATCGCGGCGCACGGCTTCGAGGTCGACCTCCCGCTGTGGCAGGCGGACGCCGCCAAGTGCAGTCCCTGCCACCCGGGCAGCGACAGCCACTGCCCCACACCCCTGGCGGGCCCGCTCTTGCGGGGGCGGGCCCGACCGTTGCCCGTACAGCGGCCGGGCCCGCCCTGCGGGTGA
- a CDS encoding 2'-5' RNA ligase family protein — MTTQPETMRNHWWWRPGWTVGRRFYTWHLTFEGQDDVHRLAAEYRSALAPLGDTLTAIPDQWLHLTMQGIGFVGDTKEQDVHSIVDAAHTRLAAVPAFDVQIGPAVLDSEAVLLHVHPDGPARAVRNAIRKAIGDVLGEVPEKAEGFTPHVSVAYSAGDGPAEPVARILADLNLTPAQARITTAELILIHRDNQMYEWESFAKVPLG; from the coding sequence ATGACGACTCAACCCGAGACCATGCGGAACCACTGGTGGTGGCGGCCGGGCTGGACCGTGGGCCGCCGTTTCTATACCTGGCACCTAACATTCGAAGGCCAGGACGACGTGCACCGGCTCGCCGCCGAGTACCGTTCCGCACTCGCACCTCTCGGAGACACTCTGACCGCAATCCCCGACCAATGGCTGCACCTGACGATGCAAGGCATCGGCTTCGTCGGTGACACCAAGGAGCAGGATGTCCACAGCATCGTGGATGCAGCCCACACTCGTCTGGCCGCCGTTCCGGCTTTCGACGTCCAGATCGGGCCAGCGGTACTGGACTCCGAGGCAGTGCTCCTGCATGTCCACCCCGACGGCCCTGCCCGAGCTGTCAGAAACGCCATCCGAAAAGCCATCGGGGACGTTCTCGGTGAGGTCCCCGAGAAGGCTGAGGGCTTCACACCACATGTCTCGGTGGCCTACAGCGCCGGAGACGGGCCCGCTGAGCCGGTCGCGCGGATTCTCGCTGACCTCAACCTCACGCCGGCGCAGGCTCGCATCACCACCGCAGAGCTCATCCTGATCCACCGAGACAATCAGATGTACGAGTGGGAATCCTTTGCGAAGGTTCCTCTGGGCTGA
- a CDS encoding GTP-binding protein yields the protein MTQFPQPAGRTALKLVVAGGFGVGKTTAIGAISDIKPLRTEEVLTAHSAATDSLDGVEAKTTTTVAFDFGRVGWDDPEHLELYLFGTPGQPRFWNLWHDLSAGAFGAVVLADTRRLESSYPAADFFEQLGLPFVIAVNRFPGAAPRTLPEIREAFDVGDNIPVIFCDARNPHSVAGVLLTLIRHALALATDDSALLDAR from the coding sequence GTGACGCAGTTCCCTCAGCCTGCCGGGCGCACAGCCCTGAAGCTGGTTGTCGCCGGAGGATTCGGCGTCGGCAAGACCACCGCGATCGGCGCCATCAGCGACATCAAGCCGTTGAGAACCGAAGAAGTCCTCACCGCGCACAGCGCGGCCACCGACAGTCTGGACGGTGTCGAGGCCAAGACGACCACGACGGTCGCCTTCGATTTCGGCCGTGTCGGCTGGGACGACCCTGAACACCTGGAGCTGTACCTCTTCGGCACTCCGGGACAGCCGCGGTTCTGGAACCTGTGGCACGACCTCTCCGCGGGGGCCTTCGGCGCCGTGGTCCTGGCCGACACCCGCCGCCTGGAGAGCAGCTACCCGGCAGCCGACTTCTTCGAACAGCTCGGCCTGCCCTTCGTCATCGCCGTCAACCGCTTCCCCGGGGCTGCCCCGCGCACCCTGCCCGAGATCCGCGAAGCCTTCGACGTAGGCGACAACATCCCCGTGATCTTCTGCGATGCCCGCAACCCCCATTCCGTGGCCGGCGTCCTGCTCACCCTGATCAGACACGCACTGGCCCTGGCCACCGACGACTCAGCCCTCTTGGACGCGAGATGA
- a CDS encoding XRE family transcriptional regulator has protein sequence MAEAFSCRVADLLDLEDRHALPKGDLHLLAHRPTTVETPALSSAVPPPAPTGTDLVRLAADESATWAQWAEATNVGDIALEQLMAEARALASDYLTSEPIALFVRTRALRDRVFALLEGHQYPRQSTDLYVAAGYLCGLLAWMSSDLGQLRDADTQGRTAWLCAELGGHNDLRAWVLSTRSKVAFWDGRLREAINFARHGATYRTTGSVAVLLACQEADAWSELGAQDKALAALFHAEQARAAMSGGDEIGGIFACQPARQENYAAAVQLRIGRPADALRSADNALALLAVQPVRAYGTEAQIHISRAAAHLANGEADGALEALVPVLALPPDHRLEPVTRRLNELCVSIGHPRTSGTAAVGLRQALEEFCVDSAPRHLALSPGEGSA, from the coding sequence ATGGCAGAAGCCTTCTCGTGCCGCGTGGCGGACTTGTTGGACCTGGAGGACCGGCACGCGCTCCCCAAAGGGGACTTACACCTGCTCGCCCATCGTCCAACAACCGTCGAGACGCCGGCCCTGTCGTCTGCCGTTCCCCCGCCTGCGCCGACCGGGACCGACCTCGTCCGTCTCGCCGCCGATGAGTCCGCCACGTGGGCGCAATGGGCGGAGGCCACAAACGTCGGCGACATCGCCCTTGAGCAACTGATGGCCGAAGCACGGGCGCTCGCCTCGGACTACCTCACGTCCGAGCCCATCGCGCTCTTCGTCCGAACCCGAGCATTACGCGATCGCGTCTTCGCTCTCCTCGAAGGCCACCAGTACCCCCGCCAGTCGACTGACCTGTACGTCGCGGCCGGTTACCTCTGCGGGCTCCTGGCATGGATGTCCTCCGACTTGGGACAGTTGCGCGATGCGGATACTCAAGGCCGCACGGCGTGGCTGTGCGCTGAGCTCGGAGGGCACAACGACCTACGCGCTTGGGTGCTTTCGACGCGCTCGAAGGTGGCCTTCTGGGACGGACGCCTACGGGAAGCGATCAACTTCGCCCGTCACGGCGCCACCTACCGCACAACTGGCTCGGTGGCAGTGCTCCTCGCCTGCCAGGAAGCTGATGCCTGGTCCGAACTGGGTGCCCAGGACAAGGCCTTGGCGGCGCTTTTCCATGCCGAACAGGCGCGCGCCGCTATGAGCGGCGGAGACGAGATCGGGGGCATCTTCGCCTGTCAGCCCGCACGGCAGGAGAACTATGCCGCCGCCGTCCAGCTGCGTATCGGGCGCCCCGCCGATGCCCTGAGATCCGCAGACAACGCCCTCGCACTCTTGGCTGTACAGCCAGTTAGGGCGTACGGCACCGAGGCGCAGATCCACATCAGCCGAGCCGCGGCCCACCTCGCGAATGGCGAAGCCGACGGCGCCCTCGAAGCCCTCGTACCTGTCCTCGCACTTCCGCCGGACCACCGCCTGGAGCCCGTCACCCGCCGGCTCAATGAACTGTGCGTGAGTATCGGGCACCCCCGCACCAGCGGCACCGCTGCTGTCGGGCTGCGTCAAGCTCTCGAAGAGTTCTGCGTGGACTCCGCTCCACGGCATCTGGCACTCTCGCCAGGGGAAGGCTCTGCCTGA
- a CDS encoding DUF2637 domain-containing protein: MAVAGAVVIAGIGFAGSYAAVRELALTKGFGTFAYVFPIGIDAGICVLLALDLLLTWIRIPFPLLRQTAWLLTMATIAFNGAAAWPDPLGVGMHAVIPVLFVVSVEAARHAIGRIADITADKHMEGVRLTRWLLAPLPTFLLWRRMKLWELRSYDQVIKLEQERLVYQARLHARFGRGWRRKAPVASLMPLRLARYGIPLTESAPSGLAAAGIGPVLPPPAPQSADAPASSRTPEAAPAVRNETAPAGEQRPDLDDNEPPEQPEHVQHPGPDASLWSDDLLQEGGYDPGYDLEEYTHGDEEWEWDEEPPALHTSPHQAAFSSNSPAPEAAEALRPGHSADAVPPPRNVQAPRSGQETEPNTVIPPGELTPDKKTTPPPRSLTPVDRYYLAWQDLQQQHKTEPDATELSAYLASQGILDRENQPLRAKTLARYFLQFRIYTIWAQHRAIDDHPAPDRVAKDLAQHGITAQYKQPIHTHDLEKHHSNFERRWQALHRQGTF, from the coding sequence GTGGCCGTCGCCGGTGCGGTCGTCATCGCCGGGATCGGCTTCGCGGGTTCGTACGCCGCCGTCCGCGAACTGGCCCTCACGAAGGGCTTCGGCACCTTCGCGTACGTCTTCCCGATCGGCATCGACGCGGGCATCTGCGTCCTGCTCGCCCTGGACCTCCTCCTCACCTGGATCCGGATCCCGTTCCCGCTCCTGCGCCAGACGGCATGGCTGCTGACCATGGCGACGATCGCGTTCAACGGCGCGGCGGCCTGGCCCGACCCGCTGGGCGTGGGCATGCACGCCGTCATCCCGGTGCTGTTCGTGGTCTCGGTGGAGGCCGCCCGGCACGCCATCGGCCGCATCGCGGACATCACCGCCGACAAGCACATGGAAGGCGTCCGCCTCACCCGCTGGCTCCTGGCCCCCCTCCCCACGTTCCTCCTCTGGCGCCGCATGAAGCTGTGGGAACTGCGCTCCTACGACCAGGTCATCAAGCTGGAGCAGGAACGTCTCGTCTACCAGGCCCGCCTCCACGCCCGCTTCGGCCGCGGCTGGCGCCGCAAGGCCCCGGTGGCATCCCTGATGCCCCTGCGCCTGGCCCGCTACGGCATCCCCCTCACAGAGAGCGCCCCCTCGGGCCTCGCCGCGGCGGGCATCGGGCCCGTACTGCCGCCCCCCGCCCCGCAGTCGGCAGACGCGCCCGCGAGCAGTCGGACCCCCGAGGCGGCACCGGCCGTACGCAACGAGACGGCACCTGCCGGCGAACAGCGTCCAGACCTGGATGACAACGAACCCCCCGAGCAGCCGGAACATGTTCAACACCCGGGGCCGGACGCAAGCCTGTGGTCCGACGATCTGCTACAAGAGGGCGGCTACGACCCCGGATACGACCTGGAGGAGTACACCCACGGAGACGAGGAATGGGAGTGGGATGAAGAACCGCCTGCCCTGCACACCTCTCCGCATCAAGCGGCTTTCAGCTCCAATTCCCCGGCCCCGGAAGCCGCAGAAGCACTCCGCCCCGGACACTCCGCAGACGCCGTGCCTCCTCCGCGAAATGTGCAGGCCCCGCGTTCCGGCCAGGAAACAGAACCCAACACCGTGATTCCGCCGGGCGAGTTGACGCCTGATAAGAAGACAACACCCCCTCCGCGCAGCCTCACGCCTGTCGACCGCTACTACCTGGCCTGGCAGGACCTCCAGCAACAGCACAAGACAGAGCCAGACGCGACCGAGCTGTCGGCGTATCTCGCCAGCCAGGGGATCCTGGACCGCGAAAACCAGCCCCTCAGAGCAAAGACACTGGCCCGCTACTTCCTTCAGTTCCGGATCTACACCATCTGGGCCCAGCACCGAGCCATCGATGACCATCCAGCCCCCGACCGCGTCGCCAAGGACCTCGCGCAGCACGGCATCACAGCGCAGTACAAACAGCCCATCCACACACACGACCTCGAAAAACACCACAGCAACTTCGAACGCCGCTGGCAAGCCCTCCACCGTCAAGGAACGTTCTGA
- a CDS encoding acyl-CoA dehydrogenase family protein, producing the protein MSASSTPRAPRVLDTFLTPRHQALWEDVDAFADEEIRPRVTHMESARYVDRKVARLLAARGWFGVTVPKAYGGMQAGHVAKSILIHRLARVSAAAAAILQASLIPVAALLHFGTERQRAELLPGVADGSVLLSIAVTEPDQGGHIGGMTTTAEWDGKAWILTGTKAHIGNSQIADIHVVVARTAPPGTRTSQALTAFLVAGERRGVCANRYVGAFGLRGFGFGGLGFDRVRLPPENVLGEVGGGLAVAQSSSILYGRPNLTALSLGLHEAALDLTTRYTASRPRYQGTLCDIGVVRDRVGAMTARLHTARILTYHAVDMLDHGTDCDDQLITAKTFGHEAARDSGRDAMELHGANSLDTSGEISRVFRDMQTTYAPAGTGEVQRLRLAQAALREHRPRPAPQDETGHIPWSVRFADHLRHIEPDPTAV; encoded by the coding sequence ATGTCCGCATCCAGCACACCCCGCGCGCCCCGCGTGCTCGACACGTTCCTCACCCCCCGCCACCAGGCCCTGTGGGAGGACGTCGACGCCTTCGCCGACGAGGAGATCCGCCCCCGGGTGACCCACATGGAAAGCGCCCGCTATGTCGACCGGAAGGTGGCCCGGCTCCTGGCCGCCCGCGGCTGGTTCGGCGTCACCGTGCCCAAGGCGTACGGCGGCATGCAGGCCGGGCATGTGGCCAAGTCCATCCTCATCCACCGCCTTGCCCGGGTATCCGCCGCCGCCGCGGCGATCCTCCAGGCCAGCCTGATCCCCGTCGCCGCCCTGCTCCACTTCGGCACCGAACGACAGCGTGCGGAACTCCTCCCGGGCGTCGCCGACGGCAGCGTGCTGCTGTCGATCGCCGTCACCGAACCCGACCAGGGCGGCCACATCGGCGGCATGACCACCACAGCCGAGTGGGACGGCAAAGCGTGGATCCTCACCGGCACGAAGGCACACATCGGGAACAGCCAGATCGCCGACATCCATGTCGTGGTCGCCCGTACCGCACCGCCCGGCACCCGCACCTCCCAGGCCCTGACCGCCTTCCTCGTCGCCGGCGAGCGCAGAGGCGTCTGCGCCAACCGGTACGTCGGCGCGTTCGGCCTGCGCGGCTTCGGCTTCGGCGGGCTCGGATTCGACCGCGTACGCCTCCCCCCGGAGAACGTTCTCGGCGAGGTCGGAGGGGGCCTGGCCGTCGCCCAGTCCAGCAGCATCCTCTACGGACGGCCCAACCTCACGGCCCTCTCCCTCGGCCTGCACGAAGCGGCCCTCGACCTCACCACCCGGTACACCGCCAGCCGGCCCCGCTACCAGGGAACGCTCTGCGACATCGGCGTCGTACGCGACCGTGTCGGCGCGATGACGGCCCGCCTGCACACCGCCCGGATCCTCACCTACCACGCCGTCGACATGCTCGACCACGGCACGGACTGCGACGACCAGCTCATCACCGCCAAGACCTTCGGCCACGAAGCGGCCCGCGACTCCGGCCGGGACGCGATGGAACTGCACGGCGCGAACAGCCTCGACACCTCCGGCGAGATCTCCCGGGTCTTCCGTGACATGCAGACCACCTACGCACCCGCCGGCACCGGCGAAGTCCAGCGCCTGCGCCTGGCCCAAGCCGCCCTGCGCGAGCAC
- a CDS encoding DUF742 domain-containing protein: protein MTSRPPQEPLPRAGDDTSGIVRLYTLTDGRTRPRHHLNLQTVLGPGRRQPAPGLSPESAQIIGLCRQRRRPLAEVAGTTGVHVTAVKILVSDLIDAGALMVPVPQTPGDRSDLQLLESLSAFLKTKFPDAVAKAG from the coding sequence ATGACCTCCCGGCCACCACAGGAGCCCTTACCCAGGGCTGGAGACGACACGTCGGGCATCGTCCGGCTCTACACGCTGACCGACGGCCGCACCCGTCCCCGACACCACCTGAACCTCCAGACCGTGCTCGGACCCGGCCGCCGTCAGCCCGCTCCCGGGCTCTCGCCGGAAAGCGCCCAGATCATCGGACTGTGCCGCCAACGGCGGCGTCCCCTCGCGGAAGTGGCCGGCACCACCGGTGTGCACGTCACCGCGGTGAAGATTCTCGTCTCCGACCTGATCGATGCGGGCGCCCTGATGGTGCCCGTCCCGCAGACGCCGGGCGACCGCTCCGACCTTCAGCTCCTGGAATCCCTCAGCGCCTTCCTCAAGACCAAGTTCCCCGACGCGGTAGCGAAGGCCGGGTGA
- a CDS encoding GAF domain-containing protein, which yields MTSTPSHPSPAPHVPALHAVHHRIETFTDDPQTEAAQMATRLTRFEQLGIGTEGVEVLDEIAHDMGERADFLYAMVNAFGAQQTFLGLRNPPRDAGYPIVGRTMSRSHGWCPEVVRRKLSLPLPNVAASPRFASNLVVDAIGIQSYFGSPVIDAHTGLALLTVCIIDPEPRTLHDARRVLAIVKDTARTAADTLQIVTPPAP from the coding sequence ATGACCTCCACCCCCAGCCACCCGAGCCCCGCTCCGCACGTCCCGGCGCTCCACGCCGTGCACCACCGGATCGAGACCTTCACCGACGACCCGCAGACCGAAGCCGCCCAGATGGCCACCCGCCTGACCAGGTTCGAGCAGCTGGGCATCGGGACGGAGGGCGTCGAGGTACTGGACGAGATCGCCCACGACATGGGCGAGCGTGCCGACTTCCTCTACGCCATGGTGAACGCGTTCGGCGCGCAGCAGACCTTTCTCGGCCTGCGCAACCCGCCCCGCGACGCCGGCTATCCCATCGTGGGCCGCACCATGAGCCGCAGTCACGGATGGTGCCCCGAGGTCGTCCGGCGCAAGCTGTCGCTGCCTCTGCCGAATGTGGCCGCCTCCCCGCGGTTCGCCAGCAACCTCGTCGTCGACGCCATCGGCATCCAGAGCTACTTCGGCAGCCCCGTCATCGACGCGCACACCGGCCTCGCCCTGCTCACGGTCTGCATCATCGACCCCGAACCGCGCACCCTCCATGACGCGAGACGGGTCCTGGCCATCGTCAAGGACACCGCGCGCACCGCAGCCGACACGCTCCAGATCGTCACCCCGCCTGCCCCCTGA
- a CDS encoding sensor histidine kinase, which yields MDRYLLDEVAGVLVAPLVCIVGVWSVSVLAAWGFRFTFTQFASALGGGVLIAALVGVIRVQAVAASLQGHRDAEFQRVAEAAHAAEQTMVWTAHELCRGARPPLPEDPQAAGGDMLDKVIELIGNLKTQGAGSLIRVHDESQAAVLVEMHRTLSRRQHSLIGEMLENLSGLQNATEDPELLDWSFKIDHLAMRLRRMVESVSVVLGSQYLREMRAPVEVVTVLRGTKSEVVRYPRVKIAVGEVGDAFALPAHVHPDVAHLLAELIDNGLEHSDPATHVVVRAQQVAHGLLVEVEDKATLLMEPEQREMLNRLLAHPGQADVAGQVRAGRLGLITSAKIAEKYGLSVWLTMNPMGGTTAHVLVPARYLVPVTPAVAAVTISAAPEPVAASQPERTGAVEQFVRPAQGSPPVNAGGAGDTAPLPKRRRVRRPVAGTAAQAEVPAQAANPRAGGDWRTGLRAGLGAEPAPGAPPISQP from the coding sequence GTGGATCGCTACCTCCTCGATGAGGTCGCCGGTGTGCTGGTCGCGCCGCTGGTGTGCATCGTTGGCGTGTGGAGCGTGTCCGTTCTGGCCGCGTGGGGGTTCCGGTTCACGTTCACCCAGTTTGCGAGCGCTCTGGGTGGCGGCGTGCTCATCGCGGCGCTCGTCGGCGTCATCCGGGTACAGGCGGTGGCGGCCTCTCTCCAGGGCCATCGCGACGCCGAGTTCCAGCGGGTCGCGGAGGCCGCGCATGCCGCTGAGCAGACCATGGTCTGGACGGCACATGAGCTGTGCCGGGGTGCCCGGCCCCCGCTCCCGGAGGATCCGCAGGCGGCGGGCGGCGACATGCTCGACAAGGTCATCGAGCTGATCGGGAACCTGAAGACGCAGGGGGCGGGCTCCCTGATACGGGTGCATGACGAGTCTCAGGCGGCGGTGCTGGTGGAGATGCATCGGACTTTGTCCCGGCGCCAGCACAGTCTGATCGGCGAGATGCTGGAGAATCTGAGCGGCCTGCAGAACGCGACCGAGGACCCGGAACTCCTTGACTGGAGCTTCAAGATCGACCATCTCGCGATGCGGCTGCGCCGCATGGTGGAGAGCGTCTCCGTGGTGCTGGGCAGTCAGTACCTTCGCGAGATGCGCGCTCCCGTCGAGGTCGTCACGGTGCTGCGCGGCACGAAGTCCGAGGTGGTCAGGTATCCGCGCGTCAAGATCGCGGTGGGTGAAGTCGGTGACGCGTTCGCGCTGCCGGCGCATGTGCATCCCGATGTGGCGCATCTGCTCGCCGAGCTGATCGACAACGGTCTGGAGCACTCCGATCCGGCGACCCATGTCGTCGTCCGTGCGCAGCAGGTGGCGCACGGTCTGCTGGTCGAGGTCGAGGACAAGGCGACTTTGCTGATGGAGCCGGAGCAGCGGGAGATGCTGAATCGTCTCCTGGCGCACCCCGGGCAGGCGGATGTCGCGGGCCAGGTCCGGGCGGGGCGCCTGGGTCTGATCACCAGTGCGAAGATTGCCGAGAAGTACGGCCTGTCGGTGTGGCTGACGATGAACCCGATGGGCGGGACCACCGCCCACGTCTTGGTTCCGGCCCGCTACCTCGTCCCGGTCACCCCTGCTGTCGCCGCCGTCACGATCTCTGCGGCGCCGGAGCCGGTTGCCGCTTCGCAGCCCGAGCGGACGGGCGCCGTAGAGCAGTTCGTCCGTCCGGCGCAGGGCAGCCCTCCCGTGAACGCGGGCGGCGCAGGCGATACGGCTCCGTTGCCGAAGCGCAGGCGTGTGCGCAGACCCGTTGCCGGCACCGCTGCGCAGGCTGAAGTGCCGGCCCAGGCCGCGAATCCCCGTGCCGGGGGCGACTGGCGGACGGGCCTGCGCGCCGGGCTGGGCGCCGAGCCCGCCCCTGGCGCGCCCCCGATCAGCCAGCCCTGA
- a CDS encoding class I SAM-dependent methyltransferase — protein MTLSPSSTAAADSPHAIVDRFHWDWYQRAEPGPELLRDLTDKAVVELGAGSGRQAAYLAHTHQPARVVAVDHDPAQHARGRERFGNISRLDLVHADAATYMAQHPGAFDVAYCVFGALDFTDPHTLLPAIAEGLRPGGLLVFSTLAHHRNGHPPATEPRPAEISTRRPDGTPATMLRWVLDTPVWHKLCDEHGFDTTHTDAIHDPGSANEPPIATSVFRAVRRRTA, from the coding sequence GTGACGCTCTCCCCGTCCTCAACGGCCGCCGCAGACAGCCCGCACGCCATCGTGGACCGCTTCCACTGGGACTGGTACCAGCGCGCGGAACCCGGTCCGGAACTCCTCCGCGACCTCACGGACAAGGCCGTGGTGGAACTCGGCGCCGGCTCCGGGCGACAGGCCGCCTACCTCGCCCACACCCACCAGCCCGCCCGCGTGGTGGCCGTCGACCACGACCCCGCCCAGCACGCTCGCGGCCGTGAACGCTTCGGGAACATCTCCCGCCTCGACCTGGTCCATGCCGACGCAGCCACGTACATGGCCCAGCACCCCGGCGCGTTCGATGTCGCGTACTGCGTCTTCGGCGCCCTGGATTTCACCGACCCCCACACCCTGCTGCCGGCGATCGCCGAAGGACTGCGGCCCGGCGGACTGCTCGTCTTCTCCACCCTCGCGCACCACCGCAACGGCCACCCTCCCGCGACGGAGCCCCGGCCCGCCGAGATCTCCACCCGCCGGCCGGACGGCACACCGGCCACCATGCTGCGCTGGGTCCTCGACACCCCGGTATGGCACAAGCTCTGCGACGAACACGGCTTCGACACCACCCACACCGACGCCATCCACGACCCGGGCAGTGCGAACGAACCACCCATCGCCACAAGCGTGTTCCGTGCCGTACGACGAAGAACAGCCTAA
- a CDS encoding ATP-binding protein — protein sequence MPSRVRLIIRAGLKYWRLPDLTESAELLATELVTNAFKHGCGDVGVRLYLTASHLLIEVRDGSHDLPVLGNAALDDEDGRGLFLVASIADDWGVSLDGTTTWCSLPF from the coding sequence GTGCCATCTCGGGTACGCCTCATCATCCGGGCCGGGCTGAAGTACTGGCGCCTGCCCGACCTCACTGAGTCTGCCGAGCTACTGGCTACCGAACTGGTCACCAACGCGTTCAAGCACGGCTGCGGTGATGTCGGGGTACGCCTGTACCTCACGGCTAGTCACCTCCTGATCGAGGTGAGGGATGGGTCTCACGACCTTCCCGTGCTGGGCAACGCCGCTCTCGACGATGAGGACGGCCGTGGCCTGTTCCTCGTTGCCTCCATCGCCGACGACTGGGGCGTCAGCCTCGACGGTACGACGACCTGGTGCTCCCTCCCCTTCTGA
- a CDS encoding nucleoside triphosphate pyrophosphohydrolase: protein MEPYSRHGKLVRDRIPQIIREAGAEPVTYTAGREEHRSRLRDKLGEEVAEFLGADKDSAPEELADVLEVVRALAADLGVGADQMEKIRETKASERGGFADRIVWTGNR from the coding sequence GTGGAGCCTTACAGCAGGCACGGCAAGTTGGTGCGGGACCGGATTCCGCAGATCATCCGGGAAGCCGGGGCCGAGCCGGTCACCTATACAGCTGGCCGGGAGGAACACCGCAGTCGGCTGAGGGACAAGCTCGGCGAGGAGGTCGCCGAGTTCCTTGGGGCGGATAAGGACTCGGCGCCGGAGGAACTCGCGGACGTGCTGGAGGTCGTGCGCGCGCTCGCTGCGGACCTGGGGGTCGGCGCGGATCAGATGGAGAAGATCCGTGAGACCAAGGCGAGTGAGCGGGGCGGCTTCGCCGACCGGATCGTTTGGACGGGCAACCGCTGA
- a CDS encoding roadblock/LC7 domain-containing protein: MTYDMTGAVAPAASPDAVKGQMTRLLDDFVAGTVGVSHALLGSRDGLKQVFSSHMDPDWADELAATFSGMSGLAKGVTGPTGKQVPAQQILLEREDVMFLVTNAGVGSTFHQSGKTVATVLVVLVATDANIGAVAFEIGRLVSRFAPFMTTLVRDRDADGEAAS, from the coding sequence ATGACTTACGACATGACCGGTGCAGTGGCCCCCGCGGCTTCCCCCGATGCGGTCAAGGGGCAGATGACGCGCCTGCTCGACGACTTCGTGGCGGGCACGGTCGGTGTCAGCCACGCCTTGCTGGGCTCACGCGACGGCTTGAAGCAGGTGTTCTCCTCTCACATGGACCCCGACTGGGCCGACGAACTGGCCGCCACGTTCTCGGGAATGTCGGGGCTGGCCAAGGGCGTCACCGGGCCCACGGGCAAGCAGGTGCCGGCGCAGCAGATCCTGCTGGAACGGGAAGACGTCATGTTCCTCGTCACCAATGCCGGCGTCGGCAGCACGTTCCACCAGAGCGGGAAGACTGTCGCCACGGTGCTGGTCGTGCTGGTCGCCACGGACGCGAACATCGGCGCCGTCGCGTTCGAGATCGGGCGGCTGGTGTCACGGTTCGCGCCGTTCATGACCACGCTCGTCCGTGACCGGGATGCCGATGGTGAGGCTGCGTCATGA